Sequence from the Corallococcus sp. EGB genome:
GTTCGGCGCGGGCCTCACCGTCCTCACGGGTGAGACGGGGGCCGGCAAGTCCATTCTGGTGGACGCGCTGGGCCTCCTGCTCGGGGGCAGGGCGGATGCGGACGTCATCCGTGCGGGCTGCGAGGACGCGGCGGTGGAGGGCGTGTTCGCCCGGACGCCGGTGCTGGCCGCGCGCCTGGAGGAACTGGGCCTCCCGGACCTGGGGGAGGAGGTGCTCGTGCGCCGCGTGCTCGGGCGCACCGGGCGCGGCAAGGTCTACGTCAACGGCGCGCTCGTGACGCTGGGCGTGCTGGGCAAGCTCACGCGGGGCGCGGTGGACATCGCCGGCCAGCATGAGCACGTCAGCCTCTTCGACCCGGGCCTGCACCGGGTGCTCCTGGACAAGTACGGCGGCCTGGATGAAGCGCTGGCCGCCTACGGCCGCGAGTGGGCGAACCTGCGCGAAGTGGACTCGCGCATGGACGCGCTGGGCGGCGACGACGCCAAGGTGCGCGAGCGCGCGGAGTTCCTGCGCTTCCAACTGGACGAAATCACGCGACTGGAGCCGGAGGCCGGCGAGGACGTGAAGCTGGACGCGGAGCGCCGGCGGCTGGGCAGCGCGCAGAAGCTCAAGCGTCAGGGCGCGGAGGCGGAGCTGCTGGTGTCGGGCGAGGCGCCGTCCGCGCTGGAGATGGTCGGCCGCGCGCTGGGGCTCGTGCACGAGGGCGTCAAGTGCGACGCGACGCTCCAGCCGGTGGCGCAGTCGCTCAGCACGGCGCTGTCGGAACTGGAGGAGGCCGCGCGCCTGCTCAACCGCTATGTGGAGGGGCTGGAGTCCGACCCGGGGCGGCTGGGCGAGGTGGAGGAGCGGCTGGACGCGCTCAAGCGGCTGTGCCGCAAGCACGGCACCACGCTGGAGGGCGTCCTCAAGAAGCGCGGCGAGCTGGAGGCGGAGCTGGGCACGCTGGAGAACCGGCGCGAAATCCTGGAGGAGCTGAACCAGGAGCGGAAGCGCGTGGAGGACCGGGCGCGAAAGGCGGCGCTGGCGCTGTCCCGCGCGCGAAAGACGTCCGCGGGCGCCTTCTCCCAGCAGGTGCGCGACGGCCTGGGCGGGCTGGCCATGGGCAAGGCCGCCTTCGAGGTGCGCGTCACCGCCGGGGAGACGCTGCGCCCGGACGGCCTGGACGAGGTGGAGTTCTTCTTCAGCGCCAACCCGGGAGAACCGGCGCGGCCCCTGGCCAAGGTGGCCTCGGGCGGTGAGGCGAGCCGCCTGCTGCTCGCGCTCAAGCGTGCACTGGCGGACAGTGACGCCTGCGGCTGCTACATCCTGGACGAAGCGGACGCGGGCGTCAGCGGCGCCATCGCGGACGTGGTGGGACGGATGATTCGCGAGGTCAGCACCCACCGTCAGGTGCTGTGCATCACGCACCTGCCGCAGGTGGCGGCGTACGCGGACGCGCACCTGCTCATCAGGAAGAGCGTGAAGGGCGAGCGCACCGTCTCCCAGGTGCTGCCGCTCGCGGCCGGCGCCGAGCGCACCCAGGAGCTGGCGCGCATGATGTCGGGCGTGGAGGTGACGCGCGAGGCGCTGGGCGCGGCGGAGGCGCTGGTGCGCTCGGCCCACCGGGCCACGCCCCGCGCGCGGCGGGAATCCGGCCCGGAAGGCAATAGCCCCCGGGGCCGGCTGCGCCGGACGGCCTGAAATGGCGGCCTACAAGGTAGGGGTGACCCAGGGGGAGGGGCATGACGCACCGCAAGTTTTCGTGCGCGTCCTTGCCCCCACTTATGGGCTCACATAGCATCCGGCGCGTGTCCAGCACCGCAGGGCAGACCGCGGCCCCCCGCCATAAAGTCATCTCCGCTGGCCTGACGGACGTCGGGCGCAAGCGCAATCACAACGAGGACAGCTTCCTCATTGACGATGAGCTCCAGCTCTACGTCGTGGCGGACGGCATGGGTGGGCACGCGGGTGGCGGTACCGCGTCGCGCATCGCCGTCGAGACCATCGACAAGGAGCTGCGGCGCGCGCGTGAAGGGCGGGACAACCCCTTCATCAGTGTTCCCAACCTCCAGGAGTCACCCATCCCGGAAGCGCTCCGGAGCGCGGTGGAGAAGGCCTGTCAGGCCATCTACCTCACCGCCCAGGACGACGCGCGCCTGTCCGGCATGGGCACGACGGTCATCTCCCTGGTGGTCCGCGACGAGCACGCCTTCTTCGCCCACGTGGGCGACAGTCGCGCGTACCTCATCCGCGGGGACCTCATCCAGCAGATCTCCGAGGACCACTCGCTGGTCAACGAGCAGATCAAGGCGGGGATGATCACCCCGGAAGAGGCCAAGCACTCCCGCTACAAGAACATCATCACCCGCTCCGTGGGCTTCGAAGAGGAGGTCCAGGTGGACGTGATGGGGCTCGTGTCGGAGCCCGGTGACGTGTTCCTGCTCTGCTCGGACGGCCTCGCGAACATGCTCGAGGACCGCGAAATCCACGACGCCGTCGCGCGCCACGCCAACCTGGATGAAGTGCCCAAGCACCTCATCGACCTGGCCAACGACCGCGGCGGCGACGACAACATCAGCGTCATCGTGGTGCGCATGCAGGGTGGGTAGGGCCCGGACTCCGCGGCGCGATGGGGCGTGCCCGGGAGTCTGTTGACCTTGACACTCTTCAAATGCGGATGATAGCTGCCCAAACCTTTCCACCCACTGAGAATCACCAGTGGGTGACGGTGAGGGAGGGGCGGCGGGCGGGGGAGGTGTTGCGCGCGCGGGGAGCGACTTAGCTTCTGGCGCCGGAAGTCCCACGTTGCGA
This genomic interval carries:
- the recN gene encoding DNA repair protein RecN; translated protein: MLLGLRISNVAVIEEVEVAFGAGLTVLTGETGAGKSILVDALGLLLGGRADADVIRAGCEDAAVEGVFARTPVLAARLEELGLPDLGEEVLVRRVLGRTGRGKVYVNGALVTLGVLGKLTRGAVDIAGQHEHVSLFDPGLHRVLLDKYGGLDEALAAYGREWANLREVDSRMDALGGDDAKVRERAEFLRFQLDEITRLEPEAGEDVKLDAERRRLGSAQKLKRQGAEAELLVSGEAPSALEMVGRALGLVHEGVKCDATLQPVAQSLSTALSELEEAARLLNRYVEGLESDPGRLGEVEERLDALKRLCRKHGTTLEGVLKKRGELEAELGTLENRREILEELNQERKRVEDRARKAALALSRARKTSAGAFSQQVRDGLGGLAMGKAAFEVRVTAGETLRPDGLDEVEFFFSANPGEPARPLAKVASGGEASRLLLALKRALADSDACGCYILDEADAGVSGAIADVVGRMIREVSTHRQVLCITHLPQVAAYADAHLLIRKSVKGERTVSQVLPLAAGAERTQELARMMSGVEVTREALGAAEALVRSAHRATPRARRESGPEGNSPRGRLRRTA
- a CDS encoding Stp1/IreP family PP2C-type Ser/Thr phosphatase, which produces MSSTAGQTAAPRHKVISAGLTDVGRKRNHNEDSFLIDDELQLYVVADGMGGHAGGGTASRIAVETIDKELRRAREGRDNPFISVPNLQESPIPEALRSAVEKACQAIYLTAQDDARLSGMGTTVISLVVRDEHAFFAHVGDSRAYLIRGDLIQQISEDHSLVNEQIKAGMITPEEAKHSRYKNIITRSVGFEEEVQVDVMGLVSEPGDVFLLCSDGLANMLEDREIHDAVARHANLDEVPKHLIDLANDRGGDDNISVIVVRMQGG